A stretch of the Cydia amplana chromosome 6, ilCydAmpl1.1, whole genome shotgun sequence genome encodes the following:
- the LOC134649215 gene encoding odorant receptor 49b-like → MNQSKGDCMKYKSFNETFKFCSFALALGLIYPNRKNRCLRASLFSGVLLFNCGTLFWFIWYTVKCLWELDIYNSTRNITVGVIILLFVLKTFYVNYKTDMFASLLEQITKDLLNGNNMDADYQEIYDYYIKQGLLGQKCYIWIPIILSSIFPIYAGISMTYASLRSDNFKKVMLHEMDLKYIEDKQYDFPYFELVFVYYFLGIYSMIPNFAGFDGSFCIATSHLRMKLKLMTHSVQRAFTDSKDILELKARLKTCVKDHQEALEFFALIQRLYGGWLFAVFLLTSFLISCNLYQIYLTGIDPRYTMFAATGVFHMYTPCYFSSCLIEIGEQSCTDIYCAQWERWADPTVTKFLMFMMARAQKRLLLNGLGIVFFNMESFVSLMQTSYSFFTLITSK, encoded by the exons ATGAACCAATCAAAAGGagattgtatgaaatacaaatCGTTTAATGAAACATTCAAGTTTTGCTCTTTTGCGCTCGCTTTGGGTCTAATTTATCCAAACCGAAAAAATAGGTGCCTAAGAGCATCGCTTTTCTCCGGCGTACTGCTGTTTAATTGTGGTACTTTGTTTTGGTTCATATGGTACACTGTCAAATGTTTGTGGGAGCTAGACATTTATAACTCGACGAGGAACATAACGGTTGGAGTTATCATCCTGCTTTTCGTTTTGAAGACcttttatgtaaattataaaaCGGATATGTTTGCATCTTTGTTAGAGCAGATAACGAAAGATTTATTAAACGGAAACAACATGGATGCGGACTATCAAGAGATTTACGATTACTATATAAAACAAGGCCTGTTAGGTCAGAAATGTTACATATGGATTCCCATTATTTTGTCATCGATATTCCCTATATACGCTGGTATAAGCATGACTTACGCAAGCTTGAGGTCCGATAACTTCAAAAAAGTTATGTTGCATGAAATGGATTTGAAATATATTGAAGACAAACAATACGACTTTCCATATTTCGAATTAGTATTTGTATACTACTTTTTGGGGATTTATTCCATGATTCCAAATTTTGCGGGCTTTGATGGATCGTTCTGTATTGCGACCAGTCATCTGCGTATGAAATTAAAGCTTATGACTCATAGCGTCCAGAGAGCCTTTACAGATTCGAAGGACATTTTAGAGTTGAAAGCAAGATTGAAGACTTGTGTTAAAGATCATCAAGAAGCGCTTGAGTTTTTTGCTCTGATTCAGAGATTGTACGGAGGCTGGTTATTCGCTGTGTTTCTGCTGACTTCGTTTCTGATCTCTTGCAACCTGTATCAGATATATCTTACTGGCATTGACCCCAGGTACACTATGTTTGCTGCTACTGGCGTATTTCACATGTACACGCCATGCTACTTCTCCAGCTGTTTGATTGAG ATAGGAGAGCAGTCATGCACAGACATCTATTGCGCTCAATGGGAGCGCTGGGCGGACCCAACCGTCACCAAGTTCCTGATGTTCATGATGGCTCGAGCACAGAAGAGGTTGCTGTTAAATGGCTTGGGTATAGTCTTTTTCAACATGGAAAGCTTTGTGTCGTTAATGCAGACATCTTATTCTTTCTTTACATTAATCACCAGTAAATAA